The Streptococcus sp. VT 162 genome has a window encoding:
- a CDS encoding amino acid ABC transporter ATP-binding protein: MLQVEHIAKTFGERQVLEDVNLQVNQGDVVVILGPSGSGKTTFLRCLNHLEKADSGRLTLAGKTYDLAKLSKKDILEIRQKTAFVFQHYNLFANKTALENILEGLIVARKVPKEEALKRAEYALEKVGLLAYKDYYPSQLSGGQQQRIGIARAIAVKPEVILLDEPTSALDPELVGDVLDVLKQLAGEGVTMVVVTHEMGFARDVANHVIFMDGGRIVEENNPHDFFSRPQEERTKQFLARILSDASYSVEYMI; this comes from the coding sequence ATGTTACAAGTAGAACATATCGCAAAAACATTTGGAGAGAGGCAGGTTTTGGAGGATGTCAATCTCCAGGTCAACCAAGGGGATGTCGTCGTTATCTTAGGACCATCAGGTTCGGGAAAAACGACCTTTCTCCGTTGTCTCAATCACTTAGAAAAAGCTGACAGTGGCCGTTTGACCTTGGCAGGAAAAACTTATGACTTGGCCAAATTAAGCAAGAAAGACATTCTAGAAATTCGCCAAAAAACAGCCTTTGTTTTCCAGCACTACAATCTTTTTGCAAACAAAACTGCTCTGGAAAATATTCTAGAAGGCCTGATCGTCGCTCGTAAAGTTCCCAAGGAAGAAGCGCTAAAACGTGCAGAATATGCCTTGGAAAAAGTTGGTTTACTAGCCTACAAAGACTACTACCCTTCACAACTATCTGGAGGGCAACAACAACGAATAGGAATTGCGCGTGCTATTGCCGTCAAACCCGAGGTCATTTTGCTAGATGAACCAACATCAGCACTAGACCCTGAGTTGGTTGGAGATGTTTTGGATGTTCTGAAACAGTTGGCGGGAGAAGGTGTGACCATGGTGGTCGTCACGCATGAGATGGGATTTGCTAGAGATGTCGCCAACCACGTTATTTTCATGGATGGAGGCCGTATCGTAGAGGAGAACAATCCACATGATTTCTTTAGTCGTCCACAAGAAGAACGAACCAAGCAGTTCCTGGCTCGTATCTTATCAGACGCTAGCTATAGTGTAGAATATATGATTTGA